In Micromonospora inyonensis, the genomic window TCCGGCAGCCCGTGCAGGTTGACGTCGACGGCGAAGGGCACCCCGGCCGCTTCCTCCTCCGGGTCACCCGCCGACGCCGGCCGGGTGAGCAGCAGCTTCAGGTCGTCGTGTCCACGGTCACCGTTCCAGTACACGTCCTTGGTCGCGATCGACCGCTGGAACTCGTTGCCGCACCGGACGATGGCACCCGCCTCCACCGAGACGTTCGGCCGCCAGACGCCGTCCCCACGGTGGTGTTCGAACCGCAGCCGCCAGCGCCGCCCGCTTGCGGACGCCGACGTCCCGACCTCCAGTTCGAGGATCTTCTGGACGTCGCCGGAGAACACCAGCCGCTGCCGGTAGAGGGACTCCTTGCCCACCACCGTGATCCGCCACGTACCGCTCATACTCACTGCCGGCATATCCGGGCACCTTCTCTCGTCGCTACTGGATCAGGCGGCCAGGGCTGCCCGTACGTCGGCCGCGTACAGCTGGCGCATGTCGTCGACCGTCGGTGCGGTCGCGCGGCGCAGCCGGTTGGCCTGCTTGGTGATGGTGCGTTCGAGCAGCTGGCGGGCGTACCGGCCGTTGCCGAAGGTCTCGTCCCGGGTCAGGCTGTCGAAGTGCTCCGACAGCACCGGGAGGCAGTCGTTGCTGAAGTCGAAGCCGCTGTCGCGGGCCAGCGTCTGCACGATGGACACCAGTTCCGAGGCGGTGTACGACTCGAACGGGACCTGCCGGCTGAACCGGGAGGCCAGGCCAACGTTGTTGGCCAGGAACCGGCGCATGTCCCCGGTGTACCCGGCCGCGATCACCACGATGTCGTCCCGGTGGTCCTCCATCAGCTTCACCAGCGTGTCGATGGCCTCCCGGCCGAAGTCGTTGCCCTGGCCGGCCAGCGCGTACGCCTCGTCGATGAAGAGCACGCCGCCGCGCGCCCGGTTGAACACGTCGGTGGTCTTGACGGCGGTGTGCCCGACGTACTCGCCGACCAGGTCGGCCCGGGACACCTCGACGAGCTGCCCGGTGCGCAGCACACCCATCGCGTTGAGCAGCTGCCCGTACAGTCGGGCCACGCTGGTCTTGCCGGTGCCCGGCGCCCCGGCGAAGACCAGGTGCCGGGAGATCGTCGGGGCGGGCAGGCCGGCCCGGGTCCGGGCCTCGGTGGAGGCGATCAGGTCGATGACGTCGGTCACCTCGCGCTTGACCGCGTCCAGGCCGACCATCGCGTTCAGCTTCCCGAGCAGGTCCTGGACGACCTGCGCCACGCCGGCCGCCGCCGACGGCGCAGCCGCCTGCTCGCCCAGGTCCTCCGGCAGCAGCCGGGCCAGTTCGAGGTCCGGGGCCTGCGGGTTGTTCGACAGCCGGTACGCCTGACGCCCCAGCATGTCCTCGAAGACCTGGCGCGCCACGCGGGCGTTGCCGAAGGTCTCGTTGCGGGGCATGTCGCTGAAGTGACGCACCAGGGCCTGCCGCGTCTCGTACTCCAGCGCGTAGTGGTGGGCACGGCAGAGCCGCTCGACGATCTCGGCGAGTTCGTCGTCCGAGTAGCTGTCGAACTGGATGGTACGGGCGAAACGGGACTCCAGACCCGGGTTGGCGGCCAGGAAGGTACGCATGTTCGGGGTGTAGCCGGCGACCACCACGACCACCTCGTCCCGGTGGTCCTCCATCAGCTTGACCAGGGTGTCGATGGCTTCCCGGCCGAAGTCGTGGCCACCGCCCCCGCCGGCCGAGAGCGTGTACGCCTCGTCGATGAACAGCACCCCGCCCAGGGCCTCCTCGAACCGGGCGGTGGTCTTCACGGCGGTGCCGCCGACGTGCTCGGCGACCAGGTCGCTACGGGACACCTCGACCAGTTGCCCGGTGGCGAGCACCCCGAGGGTGGCCAGGATCCGGGCGAAGATGCGGGCCACGGTGGTCTTACCGGTGCCGGGCGGCCCGGCGAAGACCAGGTGCCGGGACATGGGCGGTACGTGCAGCCCGGCCTCCCGGCGACGCTTGGCGATCTGGTTGAGCCCGACCAGGGTGGCCACCTCGTGCTTGACGCCGGCCAGGCCGACCAGTCCGTCCAGTTCGCGCAGCAGCGCGGCCACCGGCCCCTCCGGTTCCCCGCCGCCGCCCGTCGCGCCGCCACTCGGCGGCCCGTCACCGGGGCCGGAGCCGCCGCCGGCGGGCACCGCCGGAGCGGGTGATCCGACGTCGGACGGCGCGGGGCCCGACGGGCGGGACCCGGTCAGCTTCCCGGGCGGGGTGACGTCCGAGCCGGTGCCTCCGGTCGGGGCGGGAGCGGACTTCGGGGCGTCGGCCACCGGTGCGTCCGGCCGCCCGGCCCCGAGCGGCGGGAGGGAGACCGGGCGTCCGTTGTGGCCGGTGTCCACTCCGGACAACTCGACCGCGGCGGTCGGGCTCGGCGCGTCCACGGCGACGCCGCCGTTGCCACGCACCACGCCGCCGTGGAGCCGCACCGGTGCGTCGGTCTCCACCACGACACCCGGCCCCTGGTTGCCGACGATCTCGCAGTCCGTGGCGGTGACGGAGCTGCCGGCGCCGGCCCGGATCCCCGGGCCGCGACTGCCGCTGATCCGGCTGCGGGACAGGGTGGCCGTGCTGGGGCCGCCGGTGCGCACGCCCGCCCCACCCGACTCCTCCACGGCCATCGAGGACAGGGTGGGCCGGGCGTTCCCGGCCACCTCCACGCCGACCCGGCAGCCGGTGATCCGGGAGTTGGACAGCACGGTGGTCGCGCCGTCGGCGAGCTTCGCCCCGGCGGTCCGCGCCCCGGTGACCTGACCGTTGGAGAACCGGCCGGCTCCGCCGGTCGCGTGCAGGCCGTAGCGGACGCCCTCGATGGTCAGGCCGTGCAGGTGCGGGTCGGCTTCCTGCTCGATCGCCACGCCGATGGGGACGTCGCGAACCACTACACCGTTCAGCCGCGCCTTCGACCGGCCGGTCAGGAACACCCCGGCGTCGGCGCAGTCCGCCACGGTACCCCCGGTGAGGTGCGGCGTCGCCGTGCCGTTGACCACCACCCCGGCCGCGCCGCAGTCACGCACCTCGCAGTTGGTCAGCTGCGGCGCGGAGATGTCCCGGCAGTCGAGGCCGTGGCCCCGGGCCCGGATGACGCGCGTGTCGGAGAGCGCGGGCGCGGCCTGCCCCATGGTCACCACGGCGTGCACCCGGGCGTCCTGGATCTCGCAGCGCTCCAGCACCGGGGTCGCCCGGTCGCTGACGAGCAGCCCGACCTCGCCGCCGGCCACCGTGGTCCCGGTCAGGTACGGCCGGGCGGTCTGCTGCGCGACGACGGCGTACTGGCCGACCTCGTCGATGCGGCAGTCCTCCAGGCGCGGGGCGCTGGCGCCCACGGCCAGGAGCGCCGCCTCCCCGATCCCGGTGAACGTGCAGTTCCGGAACACCGGGGCGCTCGACCCGGCCGTCATGATCGCGCACTTGGCGATGCCGCTCATCCGTACGCGGGTGTACTCGCCCGCGCCGGCCTCGTGGACGACGCCGGCCCCGCCGGAGTTGCTGATCGTGCCGCCGCGCATCTCCACGGTGCCCCCGCGCACGTGGATCGCGGCCGCCGCCGTGGCGTCGACGGTGCACGCCTCCAGACGGACCCGGCCGGCCGCCACCTGGAGCAGCGGCATCCGCTCGTCGCTGCCACGGATGGCGATGTCCTGGATCAGGATCTCGCCCCCGGCGGCCAGGATGGCCCCGCCCGGGGGCACCTCGATGGTGACGGTGCCCGGTCCGTCCTCGGCGACCAGGACGACGTTCCGGCGGAACAGTGGCGCCTCGCGGTACACGCCAGGGCGTACCGCGACGGTGTCGCCGGGCGCCGCCGACTCCAGTGCCCGGGAGATGTCGGTGAGGCATCCGGTGTCCCTGGCCGACACCGACAGCACGCTGGTGGTCACGGATTCGCTCCTTGCTGACTGTCGCCGCCGGGGGTGTCGCCGCCGGGAATGGTGCCGGCGCGGGGCGGGCCGGACCGGGCCGGGCCGCCGGGGTCGGACCGGAGGAATCCGTGGATCGTCTCCTCGTTCATCACGCGCCGCCCGGTCCGGGTTCGAGCGCGAACGGGCGGTCGCCGGCCGCGAAGCCGAGCGGCCACGGCAGCGGCGCGGGCGCCGCGCGTTGCGGTTGGGCGGCGAGCGCGTCGCGCAGCTTGCCGGCCACCCGCTCGTCGAGTGCGCCGTCACGGTGCCCGGAGACGACCTCCCGCAGCAGCACGTACGGCGCGCCCTCCGGCCCCTCGTCGACGCCGAGCACGGCGAAGCGGGAACCGGCGGCGAACATGGCCCGCCCGGCGCGGACACCGGGTCCGTCGGCGATACCCAGTTGGTCCAGCCGCCGCGCGGTGGCCGACCAGATCGCGTACCGGCCCGCGTCGCCCTCGGTGCCACCGTGGCATGCCACGGTGGTGAACGCCGGCTCCACCACCGGGTCCCCGGCCCGGTACCGGCCGACGTCCAGTCCGGCGGGTACCGCGGCGAAGACGGGTCCCCCGACGGCCGGCAGTTGCTCCAGACCGGCGCGGGCGCACCGGGCCAGCAACTGGACGTCCTCGTCGGGCGTGCCTCCACCGCGCAACGCGTCGTTGACCCGCGCGCCCACCCCGTCGAGCAGAGCCAGCACCGTGATCAGCCCGGCCGTCACGTCGTGCGCACCGACCGCACTGCGCAGCCCCGGGTGCAGCGACAGCGCCCGGGCCACCGTCCGGGAGTGGGCCTGGAACTTCCAGCCCAGCACGGTACGCAGCCGCTCCCGGTCCGCCTCGTCGGTGTGGGCCCGTACCCCGAACCACGGCGCGCCCCGGTCGGCGGGTGACACCGGCGGCGGACCGCCCGCGCCGTCCGCCGGGGCACCGGTACTCTCCGCGCCGGTCGGCGGGGCGTCCGGCGTGGCCGCGGTCAGGCCGGCCGCAGCCGGCACGGACGTCGCCAGGGTGACCGCAGGCGGGACGGACGCCGTCAGAGTGGCCGGCGTCGGCACGGACGCCGTCAGGGTGGCCGGCGGCGGCACGGACGCCGTCAGGGTGGCCGGTGCCGGGACGGTCGGGCTGGCGGCATCCGGGTCGGCGATCAGCGGCCGGCAGGTGTCCAGCTCCAGCCGGGGCACGTCGAATTCCGTCAGCACCATGCGCTGGACGCCGAGGTCGGGCCGGGGCAGCTCGATCACCGGAAGTACCAGGCTGTGCACCTCGAACGCCGCTTCCACCGGCGCAGGCAGCTCGGGCCCGGATTCCGGTGCCGCAGCGGGTGACGTGGCCTCTGCCGGGGCGGTGGGCGCCAGGGCGGACCCCCGATCGGGGGTCGCGAGCGACGGCACCGGAGACCGCGACTGGTGGTTGCGGCCGGTCGGGGTGGGACGGAGGCGTACCGGTCCCAGCGGGGGCAGCACGTTGCCCGCCGGCTCCGGCTCGTCCCCGCCGCCCGGACGCCAGCACCAGAACAGCCCGTTCGCGGAGGCGCGCCCGAAGGTGAAGCGGATCCCGGAGTCCGAGGCGTAGACCGGTGCCCCCAGGCCGGCCGCGAGCTGGTGCAGCACCGGTCCGACCCCGTCGGCCGGCGCGGACCGCTGGGTGACCAGCAGCACCGGCCGGCCCCGCCAGCGGGGGCAGTGCCAGATCGCCTGGGCCAGGTCGGCGGGGGCCACCGGCCGGCCGTCCAGCCGGAAGCCGGACCGGTCGGCCTCGACCGCGAGCGCGAACCAACCCGCCGGGCCGGGGGTGACCGATCCCGGTGCCTCCCACGGCCCCGGACCGAGCACCGGCACCCGCGCACCGGCGTCCGGCAGGACGCGCGACACGGCGGCGCCCACCGCCTGCGACGCCTGTCGCAGGTACCGTACTCCGAGCCACTTCACGCCCACGCCTCCCACATGCTGCCCGGCCGGCACGGCCTTGGCTGGCGGAGAGAATCTCCAGGATGACGGCAAGGGCCGCCGCTGTCGAGGGGCGAGCAGGTCGGTCACGTCAACACCGACCGGCGCGTACCGCCTTCCGGTCCGGCCCCGGGTGTCAGCTCCGGGTCCGGCGGCGCTACGGCGTCGGGGGACGTGGCGTCGGCCGGTGCCACCGGGTCGTCGTCGGCACCGGACGGCGACCAGACGACCGCGTCGGGGTCGGGTCGGCACAGGTGCACCAGGGCACGGTGCACGGAGATCTCGTCCAGGGGCTCGACGGGCCCGCCCCCGGTCAGGTGCGCGACCAGCTGCGGGTCCGGCTCCAGGCCGTAGTGTTCCAGGTAGTAACCGACCGCCTCGCTCCACAGCCAGGTCCCGTCGGTACGCAGGTGCATCGGCACCACGTCGCCCCGGTCCGGGGCCAGGATGTCGGGCATCGCGGCGCTGCTCCACGCGATGACCACTCCCCCGCGCAGTGCGTCGAGCAGGTTGTCGCGTTCGGTGGCATCGGAGACCACCGGCCGGTTGGTGGCGAACCACGGGCCGCGTACCGGATCGACGCCGTCGAAGAGCCGGGCGGTGGCCACCGGCGTGGCCGGCCGCGCCGCCCACAGCAGGGAGCCGGACGAACGGGCCAGGGTCTGGTAGTGCGGCGCCTCCACCCCGGCCCAGCAGACCTCGACCTGGGCCTCGTCGTCCCCGGCCTCGACCATGGCCTGTCGTAGCTGGGCGCTGGTGGCGGGAAGGGCGTCCGAGGTGTCGTCCACGCTGACCACGACCACCCGTAACGGGTCCTGCCAGGGGCGGGCGGTGGACGGCATCCGCCACGCCCGCCACACCGCGCGTACCGTCGGGATCGCCGACGCCGCAGCCAGCAGCGCCTGGTCGATCGGGTCGAGAAGGTCGACCGGGTCGGCGGTGCGGTCCTGCGGGAGCACCATCGAGACCAGCTCTTCCTGGGTGGTCGGCAGGTCGGACAGGAACTGCCACGGGGTCGGTGGACGCTCCCCGCGCAGCTCCTCCAGCGCCAGACCGAGGTCGATGTCCCCGCCGCTGAGTGCCAGTTCCTCGCGCAGCGCCGCGATCTCGTCGGCGTCGAGTTGCAGCGGCTGGGAGACCGCCTCGAAGGCGACCGCCTGTACGACCTCCAGCCGCCGACCGGCGGCCAGCGCGTCCCGCGCGTCGGTCAGCACCCGGTCCGGCAGCGAGCCGGCCAACCGCAGCAGCAACGCGTGCATCGACTCGTCACGTGCGTCGTCCCGTGTCACCTCCGGTGCCACGTCCAGGTCCGTGTCCACGTTCACGGTCACCACCCTCCTTCGCCGGTCCAGGGTTCATTTGTGGCACGCCCCGCGCCCCAGCAGGGTTCACGCCTGCCGCAGACCGGATTCGCCTATTTGTGCCGCCACCACGACTCGGTGCTGCTCCGATCCTCCTTGCGAAACTCCGTACAGACCTGGCGGCCGTTCACGATCATCCCTGCATACCAGGTGCGGGCCACATAGTTGAACGGCCCCATGTCGAGTGGGCCGGCCTCCCGGGCATTGGTGACGCAGAACTCGAACATGTCCCGGCAGAACTCCAGCACCGTCTCCCGCCGGCCGCCGACGAGCCCGCAGTTGAGCAACTGGGCACCCCGGTTGTCGGACAGGAACTGCACCAGTTTGGCACTGCCGCCGTGCTGGTACACCATCCACGGGATGCACAGCGGCGCCGGTTCGTCGCCCACGTACAGCCGATCGTCCATCTCCGGGAACGGATCGCGCAGCATCTCCACGTCGGTGCCGTCGACGCACCACACCTGCTCGATCTCGGGGTGCTCACGCAGGTACCGCCAGCAGCACAGCCAGCGTTGGAAGTACGGCGAGCCGCCATCCCCGCCCGGCGTCACCCGCACGTGCGTGACCAGGTCGGTGTCCGGCTCGTCGTCGAAACAGTCGTGCAGCACCACCAGCCGCTGCCCGTGCCGCTCGACCGAGCTGCGCAACTCGGCCAGGTCGGCGTAGTTCGGCGTCCAGGTGACACCGCGCTGCGGGTCGGGCTGCGCGGTGAGGTACGTGGTCAGCACCACGTTCCGCGTCGCCGCCGCACCGACCGGGACGGTACGGAACTCGCGGTACTCGGTCGAGGTGTAGCTGGCCTCCGACCGGGCCTTGAGATTGCGCACCAGGGTGAAGCGCTCGAAGTCGGACACGCTGGAGCCGACCCTGGTGCGTTCGTCGCAACTGAAGATGAGGTCTCCGCTGCCGACCACGTCGGCGAACCGGAACGAGGTCAGGCCGGCGTTGTAGATCCGGTTGGAGAGGTCCAGGTGCTCGTATCCCCACCGGCCGTACCGGGTGTCGTACCCGCCCACCCGGTCCAGCACGCGCCGGTCGAAGTAGAGCATGCAGCCACGCGGATGGGTGTACGCCCGGATCTCCGCGTCCCGGTAGATCTCCACCGCGTCGGACAGGCGACCGAGTGGGGTGTCGGTGAACATGTACATCAGATGCGGCTCGGCACTCTCGATGTACGGCCGTTCCCAGCCGTCCACGATCGGCCAGCAGTCGTCGTCGAACAGGAACAGGTGCGTGCAGCCCCGCTCCACCAGCAGCTCCAGGCACTTGTTCTTGGCCCGGGCGATACCGGCGTTGGTGTCGAAACGGAACGTCGCCTCCTCCACCGGCTCGTCGCTGGCGTCGTCGACCACGACGATCGCGGCGCCGCTCGGCGCGTACTTGCGGATCGCCTCCAGGGCGGTACGCAGCACGGCACCCCGGTTGTGCGTCGTGACCCCGATGCCCACCGTCGGGAAGTCCGTATCCTCCATGCCCACCTCTTCGGTCGGGGCGCCACGGCGCCGTCGCTCGGGGTCGCCACCGCCCGGCCGTCGTACCGGTCGTCGAGACGGTGCCGGACGACCACGCCGCCTGCCCGTGCCACCGCCGGTGCGAGGGCGCCCACGTGGGTCACGGCACCACGGCACCGTCGGGTTCACCGGTCGTTCCGCGAGCCGTCGCCCGGCGTGACGTAGCCGCTGGTCCAGGGCGGGGCGTAGGGATAACCCTCTCCAACTCGCGGGGTGGCACCCCCAGGAGCAGGGGCCGCACCATGTCGGGCGACCGGCCCGGGGCGGCAGTCTCTAGGGCATGGGTGAACAGACACAGAGCAGGCGACAGGGCAGCGCGCTGGAGAGCGATTCCCGCCTCCGCGAACTGATGGACACCTACCAGCAGCCGCTGCTGCGCTACGCGCAGCGACTGACCGACGGCGACACCGGACGCGCCGAGGACGTGGTGCAGGAGGCGTTCCTGCGGGCGTGGCGGCACCTGGACCAGCTCACCGCCGACCGCGGGTCGGTGCTGGGCTGGCTGCGCCGGGTGGTGCACAACCTGGTGATGGACGGGTACCGCATGAAGAAGGCCCGGCCGACCGAGGTGGACATCGAGAACGCCGCCGAGGTGTCGACGGCGGACCCGATGGCCGGCGTGGTGGACTCCCTGCTGGTCGAGCAGGTGCTGCGTGGGCTGTGGCCGGAGCACCGGGCCGCGCTGGTGGAGACGTACCTGAACGGCCGGACCGCGGCCGAGATCAGCGCGTCGCTCGGGGTGCCGGTCGGCACGGTCAAGAGCCGGTTGCACTACGCGCTGCGGGCGGCCCGCAAGGCGACGACGGGTCACGTGCTCTGCGCCGCATGAGCCGCTGGGCACGTCGGTGGCGTAAGGCCGTCGCGGCCCACCAGCCGGGCACACCGGCCCGACCGGAGCCGCCTACAGTAGGGGACATGCGCCACTCGACGCAGCACACCGACGGGCCGTCCCCGGGCACACCGGAAGACGTGGTCCGGGTGATCGACGCGGTGCACGGCCTGCCGGGTCGTCCCCTGCCGGGAGTGCAGGCCGAAGCCCTGGCCCGGGCGCTGGGCGGATGCCTGGGGGCCACCACGGTCACCGTCGCCCTGTGGCTGCCCCTGCCGACGGACCACGACACCGACGCGGCGGCCGAACACACCGTCGAGGAGTATCACTGGCCGGCCGCCGACGCCGAGGCGGCGGCAACCGGGACCGGTGCGACGCCGATGCGGCTGTGCGACGGCGAGCAGGTCCTGGCCGACCTCGTGGTCGAACCGCCGGCAGCGGCCGATCGGCTGCGCCGGTGGCCCGAGCTGCACGCGGTGACCCGCCTGCTGGTCAGCGACATCCAGGCCCAGTTGATCACCGCTGGCGCCGAACGGCTGATCGGTGAGAGCACCCTGCTGCTGGCCGACACCCGGCTGCGGGCCGCGGGCGAGATGGAACACCAGCGGTACCAGCTGGAGCGCGACCTGCACGACGGCGCCCAGCACCACATGGTCGCGTTGCAGATGTCGCTGGCAATGGTGGAGCACCAGCTCGACGCCGGCAACGCCGCCGAGGCGGGCCAGCACCTCGACCGGCTGCGTGAGCTGCTGGCCAGCACCGAGGAGGTGCTGCACACCACCGCCACCGGCCTGCTGGCACCGTTGACCGACCACGGTCTGGTGGCCGCGTTGACGACCCGGCTGGAGGCGCTCGACACCGTCACCCTGGACATCGACCCGGAACTGATCGGTTACCGGTACCTGCCCGAGGTGGAGGCCGCCGTCTACCTGGCCTGCCTGGAGGCGGTCAGCAACGCGCACAAGCACGCCCCGGGCGCCGCGGTGACGTTGACGCTACGTACCTCCCGCCGGGGCCTCAGCTTCGAGGTGGACGACACCGGGCCGGGTTTCGACACCGAGGGCCGGATGCCGCTGCGCCAGCTCGCCGCCCGCCTCGCCTCGGTCGACGGCACGCTGACGGTGCGGTCGAGCCCGACCACCGGCACCCGGATCAGCGGGCTCGTGGCGATCTGAGCCGGACCACCGGCACCGCCCGCCCGTGCCGGACGCCGTCACTCGACGCCGTCGGTGAGCAGCCGCTCGCACGTCCGTACCAGCAGCGCGCACGCACTACGTCCGGCCAGTCCCGTGTCCGGCCGGAGGGCCTGGGCCCGCCAGAACGCCAGTGCCCGGTTCGCGGCCCGGGTCACCTCCCCCGGGTCCACGTCATTGGCCAGGCCGAGCCGGGACCGCGCGTCCGGACCATGAGCGCCGAGCAGACGCACCGCCTCGTCGTGCCCGCGCGGCAGCCGGATCCGCCCGCCCTGCAACGCCTGCAACAGGTCCAGCTCGGGTATCTCGTGCGCGCCCGCGACGGCCGCCTCCACCGCCCGGGCGAACTGGTCGTCCAACTGCCCCGTGGTCAGGCAGGCCACCAGTGCGCGCAGTGCCCACCGGGCGGCCAGCACCCCGGTCCGGGCGTGTACCCGGGTGCGCAGCGCCGCCTCGATCTCGGTACCGCCGTCCGGGGCCGCACGCCAGTCCACGACCTCGTCGCACAACGACCCCGGTTCCGGCGGTGAGCCGGCCGTCGCGGAGGTGCCCGCGCGCAGCGCGCAGATCACCACCGGGGGGAACCCTTCCCCGTACGGCGACCGCAGGGCGGTCAGGAACTCCGACTCCGCCGCGCTGGGCGGCCCGGACAGCACCAGCACGACCGCGTCGGGGGGCCCGTCGGCGGTTCCCGTCCAGCAGCGCAGCCGGGCCGCGAGGTCGGCGTCGACGTCGTCGCGGTGGTGCAGCAGCCGCAGCCCGCGCAGCGCGTCCACCGGCCCCTCCACCAGGATCCGCTCCGCCCCGGCCGCCGCGTCCGGCCACGCGGCACCGGACGAGTCGGACAGCCGGACGGGCCGCC contains:
- a CDS encoding glycosyltransferase family 2 protein; the encoded protein is MEDTDFPTVGIGVTTHNRGAVLRTALEAIRKYAPSGAAIVVVDDASDEPVEEATFRFDTNAGIARAKNKCLELLVERGCTHLFLFDDDCWPIVDGWERPYIESAEPHLMYMFTDTPLGRLSDAVEIYRDAEIRAYTHPRGCMLYFDRRVLDRVGGYDTRYGRWGYEHLDLSNRIYNAGLTSFRFADVVGSGDLIFSCDERTRVGSSVSDFERFTLVRNLKARSEASYTSTEYREFRTVPVGAAATRNVVLTTYLTAQPDPQRGVTWTPNYADLAELRSSVERHGQRLVVLHDCFDDEPDTDLVTHVRVTPGGDGGSPYFQRWLCCWRYLREHPEIEQVWCVDGTDVEMLRDPFPEMDDRLYVGDEPAPLCIPWMVYQHGGSAKLVQFLSDNRGAQLLNCGLVGGRRETVLEFCRDMFEFCVTNAREAGPLDMGPFNYVARTWYAGMIVNGRQVCTEFRKEDRSSTESWWRHK
- a CDS encoding sensor histidine kinase — protein: MRHSTQHTDGPSPGTPEDVVRVIDAVHGLPGRPLPGVQAEALARALGGCLGATTVTVALWLPLPTDHDTDAAAEHTVEEYHWPAADAEAAATGTGATPMRLCDGEQVLADLVVEPPAAADRLRRWPELHAVTRLLVSDIQAQLITAGAERLIGESTLLLADTRLRAAGEMEHQRYQLERDLHDGAQHHMVALQMSLAMVEHQLDAGNAAEAGQHLDRLRELLASTEEVLHTTATGLLAPLTDHGLVAALTTRLEALDTVTLDIDPELIGYRYLPEVEAAVYLACLEAVSNAHKHAPGAAVTLTLRTSRRGLSFEVDDTGPGFDTEGRMPLRQLAARLASVDGTLTVRSSPTTGTRISGLVAI
- a CDS encoding sigma-70 family RNA polymerase sigma factor, producing the protein MGEQTQSRRQGSALESDSRLRELMDTYQQPLLRYAQRLTDGDTGRAEDVVQEAFLRAWRHLDQLTADRGSVLGWLRRVVHNLVMDGYRMKKARPTEVDIENAAEVSTADPMAGVVDSLLVEQVLRGLWPEHRAALVETYLNGRTAAEISASLGVPVGTVKSRLHYALRAARKATTGHVLCAA
- a CDS encoding right-handed parallel beta-helix repeat-containing protein: MTTSVLSVSARDTGCLTDISRALESAAPGDTVAVRPGVYREAPLFRRNVVLVAEDGPGTVTIEVPPGGAILAAGGEILIQDIAIRGSDERMPLLQVAAGRVRLEACTVDATAAAAIHVRGGTVEMRGGTISNSGGAGVVHEAGAGEYTRVRMSGIAKCAIMTAGSSAPVFRNCTFTGIGEAALLAVGASAPRLEDCRIDEVGQYAVVAQQTARPYLTGTTVAGGEVGLLVSDRATPVLERCEIQDARVHAVVTMGQAAPALSDTRVIRARGHGLDCRDISAPQLTNCEVRDCGAAGVVVNGTATPHLTGGTVADCADAGVFLTGRSKARLNGVVVRDVPIGVAIEQEADPHLHGLTIEGVRYGLHATGGAGRFSNGQVTGARTAGAKLADGATTVLSNSRITGCRVGVEVAGNARPTLSSMAVEESGGAGVRTGGPSTATLSRSRISGSRGPGIRAGAGSSVTATDCEIVGNQGPGVVVETDAPVRLHGGVVRGNGGVAVDAPSPTAAVELSGVDTGHNGRPVSLPPLGAGRPDAPVADAPKSAPAPTGGTGSDVTPPGKLTGSRPSGPAPSDVGSPAPAVPAGGGSGPGDGPPSGGATGGGGEPEGPVAALLRELDGLVGLAGVKHEVATLVGLNQIAKRRREAGLHVPPMSRHLVFAGPPGTGKTTVARIFARILATLGVLATGQLVEVSRSDLVAEHVGGTAVKTTARFEEALGGVLFIDEAYTLSAGGGGGHDFGREAIDTLVKLMEDHRDEVVVVVAGYTPNMRTFLAANPGLESRFARTIQFDSYSDDELAEIVERLCRAHHYALEYETRQALVRHFSDMPRNETFGNARVARQVFEDMLGRQAYRLSNNPQAPDLELARLLPEDLGEQAAAPSAAAGVAQVVQDLLGKLNAMVGLDAVKREVTDVIDLIASTEARTRAGLPAPTISRHLVFAGAPGTGKTSVARLYGQLLNAMGVLRTGQLVEVSRADLVGEYVGHTAVKTTDVFNRARGGVLFIDEAYALAGQGNDFGREAIDTLVKLMEDHRDDIVVIAAGYTGDMRRFLANNVGLASRFSRQVPFESYTASELVSIVQTLARDSGFDFSNDCLPVLSEHFDSLTRDETFGNGRYARQLLERTITKQANRLRRATAPTVDDMRQLYAADVRAALAA